A stretch of DNA from Tigriopus californicus strain San Diego chromosome 11, Tcal_SD_v2.1, whole genome shotgun sequence:
ATGAGAGATGCGTAGAAGAGCGAAGTCAGGCCTTGAAGAACAGTAATGCCTCTGGTATTCCTATGTTTGTTCCTGTTTGCCATGAAGATGGTTCGTATGCCGAGGTCCAATGCCATTATAGCACAGGATATTGCTGGTGCGTCAATGAAGATGGGAAGCCAATCCCCCGAACTTCCACTCGATACGACAGGCCTAATTGTAAAAAAGGTAAGGCGCTCAGGTAATGAAAATCACTCACGTTGATCTACTGCCTCATCTTCTTATTGTTCATGAAAGTATGTTTTGGCAACGACCAATCAAATTTACAAGATACTCATGTTTTGCAATTCTGATCGAACGTACCCCAAACTCATCTATATCTggtaaacaattgacttgGTCAAAGCAATATCAAAGCATGCCAGAATAAGAAACAAGatgttgaagaaaaacttGATCCGACTGTGCACATTTGAATCTACATTGGAAAAATCAATGGGTTTGAACAATCAGATTTTGGATCgagaatggaagaaaaacttaTGCCTCGACAATTAAGTTCCTAATGCCTACAATACAATTTGCGTTGATGTTANNNNNNNNNNNNNNNNNNNNNNNNNNNNNNNNNNNNNNNAGATTTCATTATGTCGTTGCTGGTTTGTAGTTCTGGATAAAAAACGGCAATCCTAGTTTGAATGGATGCGGCCTCACTAGAACACTGGGAATTTATAAATTGCAATTTGCATGCACTCTTTTGACGTCTTTTTACAAGAACAGTGAGTATCTTAATGCACCTTATCCGTACGTGAAGATAATTTAATGTCAACTTGAACGCTATGGTCATTTTGGTTTAAGTGGTAAACATTTTAAATTTCTGGAATGGTACTCCCCCTAACTTAGGAACTCTTTGGAAAGCTTTTGATTATACCAAGACCTGTGTGAGTCCCTTTATAAATGtgattaattacaattacaaatacatGACTTCGAAATATTATTAGGTACaattatcttattttcaaacttgttctaTTAGTtagatttcaaaaacaatctaATTACATttaattttcaacttcaatttgattacatttattttcaattataaTTTAGTTACAATCACTTTTCAATAGTAATTCATTACTTTCAATAACATTTCAATCATATCTGCTTTTCCTCCTGTACAAAAGATAATAAAACAtttacgatttttttttcgattttttttcattttggattgcAATTTATCCTCAGGGTATATATGAAATTAATGTTTGATTTATTTGGACTTACTAGCATTGTATGAATGCCgctttttgttgtttcaaCCATCTTCATATTTCCTtcagaattgttttgaaaacaggCATTTCATGACCTCTTGTCATGCCACGTTTGCATTTCTCTATTTTATAGAATGCCTGGCTGAACATCAGCCAATTTTAGCATCACGGGTTCGCCAAAAAACGTTTGAATTTGACGACATAGATTGTCTAAATCATTTGAAAGAGAATGCGGAGAAAACGATTGAAAGTAAAAGGTTTTGTGTGCTGAACGACGATGTACATATATCGAAGCATGATTTAATAGTATCTGCTTGAAAACACGTCATGTGGCTGAGAATATGATTGTAATatgtaattgaaaaagcttAATTACATGGTCCAAGTGCTATAGATTACAATTTCTCAAAGATCTAATGTTATTAATTACAATTTCTCTGAATTTAAATGTAATTAGTTACAATTTCTCTGAATTTTAacgtaattaattacaatttcTCTGCATTCAAATGTGATTAATTACAACTACAAGAAAATGTAATCGCAAGTACAATTACAAAACAGGTCTGCTTATGCCAATCCACCAACCACATTTAACTTGCGATAACGGAATATGACTGGACAGAACAGGAGAAGAAGAGTAAATAAGCAATTGGCTCTAAGTCAATAAATATATATTGTGTTACTCAGTGAGCAATTTCATCGATGGTTTTTGATGGATCTACTTCGCAAATGCAAACATTAGGAggggaaaatgaaatggacATTTAAACATTTgcagaaaaacgaaaaaggaaCCGCCGAGGAAAGGGCAAGAAACGAAAGAATCGTCGCAAAAAAACGCGAAGGACGTCCAATGGAGAAACAGACTTGAATTCCTCATCCAAACGGCAATGTGCGCAAAATGACCGCaaggaattcaatcaaaacatcTTGAACTCACTCACCGAAGAATTTGGCAAACACCACTCCAGATCCTTGGAACCTGAGGGACTTATCGGggatcaaaagaagaaaatcatCGAATGGAAATTCGACCAAATGGACGCTAATCGGTGAGTTACTGCCGAATTTGAACATGGCTCCAAAGGCTCAAACTAGCTCAGATTTCAGAACAGAATTTTTGCATGCATACCTCTTGAATCCTGGACATTTGGCAGACCCATAGTCACACTCTCACTCCAGGAGGAATGGCACGGCGACGTGTTCACGGCAAGGTGCCAATTCCTCCCTTTCAAACTAATATCAACAATTATGAGACACGGCAAAATGAACAGGCGACATTCCTAACCTCCCAAGGGATCAGTCGGCTCACTTTCAGCATAAAACCGAGGAGGAACCTTATCTTCGCAGCAATATTGGAAGCATAAACTGTTTATTTCTGTCAATTGCAGGGATAATGATCTTCGGAAGCGAGAATTCAAGACATTCCGCTTGGCCATCAAAAGGCTGgcgaaaaacaaattttgcgCCCGGAACTTTTGGAAATACTGTGATTTGGACGACGATAAACGCGTGACGCGATCCGAATGGGCAACCTGTCTTGGAGTGGACATCAACAGTAAGCTAGCTATAGTTCGATACGTGCATACGATCCCCGTGTTTCCTTTCTCACCAACTTGGTCTTATCTTCCAGTCTCATTCCGCATATTTATGTCCTTGAGTTCCGAAGAGGACAAGACCAAACAAAAGGgtcgaaaaaggaacaattcgGAGGACCAAGAGCCGAAAGACAGTGAAGGCCAAGGATCGGCCATTGAAGATTGGGGTGCGTAATTTTGGTTACTTGTGCCATTCAGATCTATAATTGTTCCCACATTTTCTTCAGCCCTTGGCGGAGCCTTGACCAAGTCTTCGGTGAACGCGCCAGCTTCATTGATTGCAGAGGTGGAGGAGCGGATCAATTGTTGGGTGGAGCATCGTGCCGCTATTGAAGGCAGTAAAGGGGGCGATTTGGCATCGTACATCCCGGAGTGTCAACCCGATGGGAGATTCCAGTCTGTTCAATGCTACAAGgtgttacaaacaaaaagatGCCTTAATTTTTAAAATAATAATGTAGTGAATGGTATTATTCAGACAAGCGGATATTGCTGGTGTGTGGAGGAGCTCACGGGTCGACCAATCCCAGGGACGTCGCGACAAAACCAAACTCCCACATGTGCTCCAGGATCCATTTCACAATCGTCAAGGGTGACTCAAAATGAGTGGGTCAAGTGCCCGGAGAATCGTAAAAGACAATTTAGAGTGAGTATAACTTAAGATGCCTTGTTGTCCGTACTTTCGGCGAAATATCAATGAACGCAATGCTGTTTGGCAGGAGCATCTAATGGATTACATGACCAAACAAATGGTGGAATCCAGCAAAGATCAGGACATGTCGTATTTATTCAGCGAGAAAGCTGCCGAATTGTCCTTGGAGGAACGGGTGGGAAAGTGGCAGTTTCTGGATCTGGACAAGAACCGAGATGGGGTGAGAACATGAattattcttgaaaatttctcTGCATTGTAAATACCTTCCAGAGACTAAAAATACATGAGCATTCTTTATTTGCCTGTATACGTATTGACACTaaatgaaaccatttttcCATCAAGATGTTGAGTCGGCGCGAAATCCGGCCATTTCGTAGAGTCCTTAAAGAGGATCGGAAACTTCGATTGTGTGGCAAGCGCATTCAGAACCATTGCGATCCGGATTCGGATGAAAACATAACTTTCACTGAATGGGAACTTTGCATAGGTCTGCGAGGAGGTAATGATGAATAACAgacgaaaatatttcatgatcaGTTTTGTTGGTGTTCACTCATCGCGACTATGATCCCTGGAATTTCAGAGACTGTTCAAATCCCGTTGCCCCGCATCGATCCAGCCAATCGGCGGGGACCGAACCCGCTGAAAATGTGGCTCAAAGCAGATTAAAACATCCTCCAAGATTGTTCTCCAGTGTCCTAAAGACTTTCTAATCCAAGACTGACGTGCTGTTTTACAAGTGcttacatttcaaatcctttcCATAATATCACTACATAAAGATGCCTGCTTCCTAACGATCTGTAGAttgtaaaatcaaaataacaacGTGATAGATCACATCAAATCACGATTAATGCGTTACGCGTCACCCAGTTGTCTTTTATTCTTTATCACACTACATCGCCTCCTCGGAAAAATATCTTCATGATCGGTGTCGAGGAGTAAATGAATTGGTTATTATTCGTCGGAAACCATGCCATCATCGTCAGCCATGTCGGTGGCCAGGTCATCTGTCGGCTCGTTCATGTCCACCACTTGATGGTCCCCATCCTCCACTGACTCTTCTATGGTATCTTCACCCTCTAGAGATTCGGTCTCAGTCTCGTTTGGGTGCTTGTTTCCgaatatttttgccttgacACCCGCCAGTATTGCCCGCACCTAAGACCAACCCGAATGCATATGTTTAAAACTGGTGGATTGATTGGGAAGCCCATAGACCCATTTGTACCTTTTCATTGCAAGAGCAATGCGTGAAGAAGATCACTCCGCCCAAGATGCCATTGATGATGGTAAAGATGAAGTACAACATGACATTTTGATCATATTCGGCATAGGTTCCGGTCACCATGGACGCGAAGGTCAGTCCCAAGCGGAGCAACATCGTGTTGAGCATATAGTTGGCTGACCGACATTGGGTCTCATCCGTATCTATGTACATATGAAAAGAATATACACTATAGGAATAAAAGCGTTTTGGTTTTGCAGCAAAGGGACCAGCTTGTGAGGTATTCCTTTGATAATTTGGTGACTCCCAAGCAAGCTTTGAAAGCTTTGCGAAGGGAAAGCCAATATAGCAAACACCAAAAAGTCACATCATGTTGAGTTATGCAAATATGTTGTAGAATGAGATCGGGTAGATTTCGCTAGGCCACAGATCAACTTTTAAATAGGGCCTAGCAAGTGATTGCAGACATGAAAGACCCGATCCACTTCACAGGAGTGCTTTGGATTTCCCTATCTTGCCTCGACTCTACCTTGCAGAAAACTAATTGTGAATAGAGCAACGAGTTGAATATAAGCAACAAATGGTGTCTGCGAATGTTTGTTCCACtctttccaattgttttttggtgtcaatttcaaattagtcACAGGCTTACAGTCATACCGGGATTGAAGAAACGAGTAGGGAGGCAGTTTTTATAACCAATTGAGTCGTGCTAAaggcaaatgaaaatatatatcTCGTCTCTGTTGCACTTTAGATATGCTTTGACTAACGATGGTTGGCGTGTTATCCTGGATATAATTAAAGAGAAACTTAAGGGCAGAATGTGTGACTAGATCCGTTCCTTTCAGAAGCTTATGTAATCGAAGCATATTACTAACACGAACTTTCGTTTTTGCTCCGAAGATCCATCGAATTGCTTTTTTGTAGGATGGTTGAACTTTTGATTGCAGAACACTGGCCAAAATAAGCAATCCCACATTTTAAGCCTATTCTCTATCAAGGCCTTATAAAGTAAAATCCTCAATTGAGTCGGGAGGGATTTCTTTGCCATGAAAAGGGTATTTATGGTTTTCCGGATGTGATCTTTCCCAGTTTACTCAAAACAAGTTTATCAAGTTAAGTATTACACCGAAATTCAGATATAACTCATTAAGATGGAGAGAAAATTAGTTTTCAAATATCCATCCAGGAAAGACACAGTTGAACGTatggtttcaaaatcaattgaaaagaagtaTTTCACACTTGATTGTAGTCTTTGACCATCACTTAGTTTGCAGTCGGCAAGAATGTCGTAAAGATCCAAAAACACAatacatttctttctttttggtttcgtttttcgcgggcttttctaactgctatAAGGAATGTATTCCCCAGcactattgaaatgaagcattataattcgtctatttgttacctttcaatctttatatgactgagctagtccttgaatgtagggtttatctggaatgctatctaaaaattggtccaagtctgacttgaaagatgctaccggatcaacaaggcctacgtattccctacgaatattagagggaagtaaattaaacaataaag
This window harbors:
- the LOC131891215 gene encoding SPARC-related modular calcium-binding protein 2-like isoform X1: MHPFRLWLVLVSLCPGILTLRISAKDHDSTSRNGPSCSLDCSTETNNPVCGTNGRTYDNRCSLDKNTICQGITNVKFQYRGPCAEDERCVEERSQALKNSNASGIPMFVPVCHEDGSYAEVQCHYSTGYCWCVNEDGKPIPRTSTRYDRPNCKKEKRKRNRRGKGKKRKNRRKKTRRTSNGETDLNSSSKRQCAQNDRKEFNQNILNSLTEEFGKHHSRSLEPEGLIGDQKKKIIEWKFDQMDANRDNDLRKREFKTFRLAIKRLAKNKFCARNFWKYCDLDDDKRVTRSEWATCLGVDINISFRIFMSLSSEEDKTKQKGRKRNNSEDQEPKDSEGQGSAIEDWALGGALTKSSVNAPASLIAEVEERINCWVEHRAAIEGSKGGDLASYIPECQPDGRFQSVQCYKTSGYCWCVEELTGRPIPGTSRQNQTPTCAPGSISQSSRVTQNEWVKCPENRKRQFREHLMDYMTKQMVESSKDQDMSYLFSEKAAELSLEERVGKWQFLDLDKNRDGMLSRREIRPFRRVLKEDRKLRLCGKRIQNHCDPDSDENITFTEWELCIGLRGETVQIPLPRIDPANRRGPNPLKMWLKAD
- the LOC131891215 gene encoding SPARC-related modular calcium-binding protein 2-like isoform X2, with product MFVPVCHEDGSYAEVQCHYSTGYCWCVNEDGKPIPRTSTRYDRPNCKKEKRKRNRRGKGKKRKNRRKKTRRTSNGETDLNSSSKRQCAQNDRKEFNQNILNSLTEEFGKHHSRSLEPEGLIGDQKKKIIEWKFDQMDANRDNDLRKREFKTFRLAIKRLAKNKFCARNFWKYCDLDDDKRVTRSEWATCLGVDINISFRIFMSLSSEEDKTKQKGRKRNNSEDQEPKDSEGQGSAIEDWALGGALTKSSVNAPASLIAEVEERINCWVEHRAAIEGSKGGDLASYIPECQPDGRFQSVQCYKTSGYCWCVEELTGRPIPGTSRQNQTPTCAPGSISQSSRVTQNEWVKCPENRKRQFREHLMDYMTKQMVESSKDQDMSYLFSEKAAELSLEERVGKWQFLDLDKNRDGMLSRREIRPFRRVLKEDRKLRLCGKRIQNHCDPDSDENITFTEWELCIGLRGETVQIPLPRIDPANRRGPNPLKMWLKAD
- the LOC131891220 gene encoding adhesion G protein-coupled receptor E5-like, which codes for MYIDTDETQCRSANYMLNTMLLRLGLTFASMVTGTYAEYDQNVMLYFIFTIINGILGGVIFFTHCSCNEKVRAILAGVKAKIFGNKHPNETETESLEGEDTIEESVEDGDHQVVDMNEPTDDLATDMADDDGMVSDE